One part of the Sulfolobus tengchongensis genome encodes these proteins:
- a CDS encoding ISH3 family transposase, which translates to MNPLPSHNINIQKLAYITLSLLNFKGRKGEETAKTLISASIWQDSIENKSKEYKTSPQTIRNYIEEQGIQLVDKMLQEIQKIALEQLKGVEEVNISIDWTGIKYWGKKVEGLGSGEKGYQWNYATATTKHNDKTIILAFTQYTSGMSKDEIVKMLVEQVLSLGFKIGIIALDAGFYSIEVIRFLSQFKYIISVPVGDVKIYDEYDGTYTTRSKREKDQVSFRLIVHAREVTRKGKCRVEYVARGTNLDLPKHEVLRLYDEVRNPIETSYREIKSFLVFTCSRSWVFRLFVFVLAMFLYSLFLFFKGVVKRVDFKLFLALIFVNEIENEFISRFIKVMEPLFINFNLFLRR; encoded by the coding sequence ATGAACCCCCTACCCTCCCACAATATAAACATTCAAAAACTAGCCTATATAACACTTTCCTTACTAAACTTCAAGGGAAGAAAAGGAGAAGAAACAGCAAAAACACTAATATCAGCTTCCATATGGCAAGACTCAATAGAAAACAAATCAAAAGAATACAAAACATCACCACAAACCATAAGAAATTACATAGAAGAACAAGGAATACAACTAGTAGACAAAATGCTACAAGAAATACAAAAAATTGCACTAGAACAACTAAAAGGAGTAGAGGAAGTGAACATAAGCATAGACTGGACGGGAATAAAATATTGGGGGAAAAAGGTAGAAGGACTAGGAAGCGGAGAAAAAGGATACCAATGGAACTACGCAACAGCAACAACAAAACACAACGACAAAACCATAATCCTAGCGTTCACACAATACACAAGTGGAATGAGCAAGGATGAGATAGTGAAAATGCTAGTGGAACAAGTCCTTTCCCTAGGATTCAAAATCGGTATAATAGCACTTGATGCAGGCTTTTATAGTATTGAGGTTATAAGGTTCCTCTCGCAATTCAAGTACATTATTTCTGTTCCAGTTGGTGATGTTAAGATTTATGATGAGTATGATGGTACTTATACTACAAGGAGTAAGAGGGAGAAGGATCAAGTTAGTTTTAGGTTGATTGTTCATGCCCGTGAGGTTACGAGGAAGGGTAAGTGTCGTGTTGAGTATGTTGCTAGGGGTACTAATCTTGATTTACCTAAACATGAGGTTTTGAGGTTGTATGATGAGGTTAGGAATCCCATTGAGACTTCTTATAGAGAGATTAAGAGTTTTCTTGTTTTTACTTGTTCTAGGAGTTGGGTTTTTCGCTTGTTTGTTTTCGTTTTAGCTATGTTTTTGTACTCTTTGTTCTTGTTTTTCAAGGGTGTTGTCAAGAGGGTTGATTTCAAGCTTTTCCTTGCCTTAATCTTTGTAAATGAGATAGAGAATGAGTTTATATCACGATTTATTAAAGTTATGGAACCGCTTTTTATTAACTTCAATTTATTTTTAAGGAGGTGA
- a CDS encoding zinc ribbon domain-containing protein: MNKYLKIAIPAIAILAIVAISIPTISALINSSSKVTVISASTAESIFGGTWQVLQNETYLKVYPTENITIYYANGTNVTVQYPHQIKSLNHEVLTGNINGTHVIMIINLAQFTSNVSRYVFPDMFIDHHFVGDRHDFALIYNSTTYDGYYVIYFASTVPRPHTIMVAYKGSTLIEISLNGYMASISQMEQILNNI, encoded by the coding sequence ATGAATAAGTATCTTAAAATTGCTATACCTGCAATAGCGATACTTGCAATAGTTGCTATCTCAATACCTACAATATCTGCATTAATTAATTCCTCATCTAAAGTCACTGTGATCTCTGCATCCACAGCGGAGTCAATCTTTGGAGGTACGTGGCAAGTTCTACAAAACGAGACTTATCTAAAAGTATACCCTACGGAGAATATAACAATCTATTACGCTAATGGGACTAACGTTACTGTTCAATATCCTCATCAAATAAAATCTCTTAATCATGAAGTTCTGACGGGTAACATAAATGGCACTCACGTTATCATGATAATAAACTTAGCCCAATTTACTTCCAATGTAAGTAGATACGTATTCCCTGACATGTTTATCGATCATCATTTCGTAGGCGATAGACATGATTTCGCACTGATTTATAACTCGACTACTTACGACGGATATTATGTAATCTATTTTGCTTCAACTGTTCCACGTCCACATACGATAATGGTAGCCTATAAGGGATCAACCTTAATTGAAATATCATTAAATGGATATATGGCATCAATTTCGCAAATGGAACAGATATTAAATAATATATAA
- a CDS encoding MFS transporter has protein sequence MNSSKHSLIYSAIILVLMTISARATNNMVTTTIPLLAKYTLQLSNSQVGLLSALLFTFNFISTTFINPKLNSIVRKRAFIISNIIILVSLPLYFLSNAITIWIISIFAGIAFGLIMPNLITAASLANDKKSVERLLSLYSTSLSTSLIIGPAFEVFLLTKYDYRDVFLWFIPMVIIGVIISSKIKFPDVKREESGFSVIKNKGLIAGALAITTYNVPFAAFTTFLAILAKDRFNLPNFDAYLVFLPFYIMSFLTRLTMTIKPFENLRMPLLISILITIAGLFGILYAPNYPIFLAVIALLGIPHGSIFPMATIMISRATSLAERNAVNSYFLAYNNILFLIVPAIIGFVSELLGLTISITSLIIPVGISALIFFKIFWNDNVLIKR, from the coding sequence ATGAATAGTTCAAAACATTCACTAATTTACTCTGCAATAATCCTCGTATTAATGACGATTTCAGCTAGGGCTACAAATAATATGGTGACCACTACAATTCCCTTATTAGCTAAGTATACGCTTCAATTATCTAATTCTCAAGTAGGATTACTATCAGCTCTATTATTTACATTCAATTTTATCTCCACTACGTTTATAAACCCTAAACTTAATTCAATAGTTAGAAAAAGAGCCTTTATCATTTCCAATATAATCATACTAGTGTCGCTACCACTGTATTTCTTATCTAATGCAATAACAATATGGATAATCTCAATCTTTGCAGGAATCGCCTTTGGATTAATAATGCCTAATTTAATTACTGCAGCCAGCCTAGCAAACGATAAGAAGTCTGTTGAAAGATTGTTATCTCTCTATTCCACTAGTTTAAGTACTAGTTTAATAATAGGTCCCGCTTTCGAAGTCTTTTTACTGACTAAATATGACTATAGAGATGTGTTCTTGTGGTTTATTCCAATGGTAATTATAGGTGTTATAATATCCTCAAAGATTAAGTTTCCCGATGTAAAGAGAGAGGAAAGTGGATTTTCGGTTATTAAAAATAAGGGTCTAATAGCTGGGGCGTTAGCCATAACCACGTATAATGTTCCCTTTGCCGCATTTACTACTTTCTTAGCAATACTAGCTAAGGATAGGTTTAATTTACCTAACTTTGACGCATATTTAGTATTTTTACCATTTTATATAATGTCTTTCCTGACGAGACTTACAATGACCATTAAACCTTTTGAGAATCTTAGAATGCCGTTGTTGATCTCCATTCTTATAACAATTGCGGGCTTATTTGGTATATTATATGCTCCTAACTATCCAATATTCTTAGCAGTAATAGCACTCCTTGGGATACCTCACGGTTCAATATTTCCTATGGCTACCATAATGATAAGTAGGGCTACTAGCTTAGCTGAGAGAAATGCAGTTAACTCATATTTCTTAGCCTACAATAACATATTGTTCTTGATAGTCCCAGCAATAATTGGATTTGTATCTGAATTATTGGGATTAACAATCTCAATAACTAGTTTAATAATTCCAGTTGGAATTTCGGCACTGATTTTCTTTAAAATCTTCTGGAACGATAACGTATTAATTAAAAGATAA